A window of the Maniola hyperantus chromosome 16, iAphHyp1.2, whole genome shotgun sequence genome harbors these coding sequences:
- the mdu gene encoding uncharacterized protein mdu isoform X3 codes for MMKEDSLSRIQREIYEVTEREREFKEGHFRINRLLSESTIDVNKQNGHVNGNAESQRSLNRAVSTSHLLGPVGPATPSTPSTQTTLNTNGYTRRFTPQNGTKGMMQRFIANKGKLPVASSVSATSPTAIAPQLIFPPTVVTPIDAPAVITRTSEGKPVRKGFVPVEEKIQKELREMKDREHELKKMRKKQKPFDIDLSDTDVTSESDEEDIPMPGKLKATKSIGELYEALNDELRSPSPRNSSGQESLGSLKPAKSLAELCDLAPGQEFLAPSSTRLIAQWESIIQQKQEAGAA; via the coding sequence ATGATGAAAGAAGATTCTCTCTCGAGGATCCAGAGGGAGATATACGAAGTGACGGAAAGGGAACGGGAATTCAAAGAAGGTCATTTCAGAATTAACAGGCTCCTGTCGGAATCGACGATCGATGTAAACAAGCAGAACGGGCATGTCAATGGAAATGCGGAGTCGCAGAGGTCTCTCAACAGGGCAGTGTCGACCTCGCACCTGCTGGGCCCCGTCGGTCCCGCCACGCCCTCCACGCCCTCCACTCAAACGACCTTGAACACCAACGGCTACACGCGCAGGTTCACACCTCAAAACGGCACCAAAGGTATGATGCAAAGGTTTATCGCCAACAAGGGAAAGTTGCCGGTCGCCTCTTCAGTTTCCGCGACGTCGCCCACGGCGATCGCTCCCCAGCTAATATTCCCACCGACCGTGGTCACACCGATCGACGCGCCGGCTGTCATCACGCGCACATCAGAAGGCAAACCTGTTCGCAAAGGCTTCGTTCCCGTCGAAGAGAAGATCCAAAAAGAATTGCGAGAAATGAAGGACAGGGAACACGAATTAAAAAAGATGAGAAAAAAGCAGAAACCTTTCGATATAGACCTGAGCGATACCGACGTGACCTCGGAATCCGACGAGGAAGACATACCCATGCCTGGGAAACTGAAAGCCACGAAATCTATTGGTGAACTATACGAGGCGCTGAATGACGAACTGAGGTCGCCGTCGCCGAGAAATAGTTCGGGACAGGAGTCCTTGGGTAGTTTGAAGCCTGCGAAATCCTTGGCGGAGCTCTGCGACCTGGCACCCGGTCAGGAGTTCCTCGCGCCAAGTTCCACGCGCCTCATAGCGCAGTGGGAGTCCATAATCCAACAGAAGCAGGAAGCCGGAGCGGCCTAG
- the mdu gene encoding uncharacterized protein mdu isoform X1, giving the protein MCAGSRPGGRTRKLLRGLESMMKEDSLSRIQREIYEVTEREREFKEGHFRINRLLSESTIDVNKQNGHVNGNAESQRSLNRAVSTSHLLGPVGPATPSTPSTQTTLNTNGYTRRFTPQNGTKGMMQRFIANKGKLPVASSVSATSPTAIAPQLIFPPTVVTPIDAPAVITRTSEGKPVRKGFVPVEEKIQKELREMKDREHELKKMRKKQKPFDIDLSDTDVTSESDEEDIPMPGKLKATKSIGELYEALNDELRSPSPRNSSGQESLGSLKPAKSLAELCDLAPGQEFLAPSSTRLIAQWESIIQQKQEAGAA; this is encoded by the exons ATGTGCGCCGGGTCCAGGCCAGGAGGTAGAACTAGAAAGCTTTTACGAGGTCTCGAG TCAATGATGAAAGAAGATTCTCTCTCGAGGATCCAGAGGGAGATATACGAAGTGACGGAAAGGGAACGGGAATTCAAAGAAGGTCATTTCAGAATTAACAGGCTCCTGTCGGAATCGACGATCGATGTAAACAAGCAGAACGGGCATGTCAATGGAAATGCGGAGTCGCAGAGGTCTCTCAACAGGGCAGTGTCGACCTCGCACCTGCTGGGCCCCGTCGGTCCCGCCACGCCCTCCACGCCCTCCACTCAAACGACCTTGAACACCAACGGCTACACGCGCAGGTTCACACCTCAAAACGGCACCAAAGGTATGATGCAAAGGTTTATCGCCAACAAGGGAAAGTTGCCGGTCGCCTCTTCAGTTTCCGCGACGTCGCCCACGGCGATCGCTCCCCAGCTAATATTCCCACCGACCGTGGTCACACCGATCGACGCGCCGGCTGTCATCACGCGCACATCAGAAGGCAAACCTGTTCGCAAAGGCTTCGTTCCCGTCGAAGAGAAGATCCAAAAAGAATTGCGAGAAATGAAGGACAGGGAACACGAATTAAAAAAGATGAGAAAAAAGCAGAAACCTTTCGATATAGACCTGAGCGATACCGACGTGACCTCGGAATCCGACGAGGAAGACATACCCATGCCTGGGAAACTGAAAGCCACGAAATCTATTGGTGAACTATACGAGGCGCTGAATGACGAACTGAGGTCGCCGTCGCCGAGAAATAGTTCGGGACAGGAGTCCTTGGGTAGTTTGAAGCCTGCGAAATCCTTGGCGGAGCTCTGCGACCTGGCACCCGGTCAGGAGTTCCTCGCGCCAAGTTCCACGCGCCTCATAGCGCAGTGGGAGTCCATAATCCAACAGAAGCAGGAAGCCGGAGCGGCCTAG
- the LOC117989326 gene encoding endothelial zinc finger protein induced by tumor necrosis factor alpha-like, with the protein MEVLICRICLDKTGTISVFESEPDNVQYGAKLKKLVNIMVSEDDGLPSMMCEGCTAELSLSYQFVLKCEASDRALRCLSTPIELYSDLQAERHRTEIKAEEIKNEIDEGAHVFDNSFLFDNTSKTSFDNDRTFATKKGNEEQNNGSSNIDIAIEFGFEDKNEKSDGNVRGKLNHKKVRRGKVGPVQCVICGHMASSASAMEIHMRTHTGEKPFVCDTCNTKFPTKGSLKRHNETFHSTRERKFTCETCGSSFYRKNDIITHLRVHTDERPYVCPYCSKRFRQIASRNRHQRVHTGEKPFACPICGKKFGHKGLVKKHQSVHSEERKYVCHLCSKSMKTRTALNVHIGLHTNKKQNMCNFCGMGFSMKGNLQTHIRRMHSEKSGQCSVCLQTFSDLKVHMRKHTGEKPYVCGTCNAAFAVKRSLAHHILFKHENAGKFKCSIGDCPKSFPTATMLEFHLLKQHTNHTPYVCQHCPRSFFRGSDLSRHLKGTHMDLNLKSTLKTLMPKQTTYT; encoded by the coding sequence ATGGAGGTTTTAATATGTAGAATTTGTCTGGACAAAACGGGCACAATATCCGTTTTTGAAAGTGAACCTGATAACGTTCAATACGGTGCGAAGTTGAAGAAACTGGTCAATATTATGGTTTCCGAAGACGATGGATTGCCGAGCATGATGTGCGAAGGTTGCACCGCCGAGTTGTCACTCTCGTATCAGTTCGTGCTGAAATGTGAAGCTTCGGACCGCGCGCTTCGCTGCCTGAGTACTCCTATCGAACTTTATTCCGACTTGCAAGCCGAAAGGCATCGAACGGAAATAAAAGCGGaagaaattaaaaatgaaatagacGAAGGTGCTCATGTGTTTGACAACAGTTTTCTGTTTGATAACACTTCTAAGACAAGTTTTGATAATGATAGGACGTTTGCTACTAAGAAAGGTAACGAGGAACAAAACAATGGTTCTAGTAATATTGATATTGCAATTGAGTTTGGGTTCGAGGACAAAAATGAGAAGAGTGACGGAAATGTCCGAGGTAAATTGAATCATAAGAAAGTCAGGCGTGGCAAGGTAGGGCCTGTACAGTGTGTTATTTGCGGTCACATGGCTTCTAGTGCTTCTGCGATGGAGATTCACATGCGCACTCACACGGGAGaaaaacccttcgtgtgtgacaCCTGCAACACTAAGTTCCCCACCAAAGGGTCCTTAAAACGACACAATGAAACATTCCATTCAACCCGAGAAAGGAAATTCACTTGTGAAACATGTGGCAGtagtttttacagaaaaaatgaTATCATAACACACTTGAGAGTACATACTGATGAGCGGCCGTACGTCTGTCCGTACTGCTCGAAGAGGTTTCGTCAAATAGCTTCAAGGAATCGCCACCAAAGAGTTCACACCGGAGAGAAGCCTTTCGCATGCCCAATATGTGGTAAAAAGTTTGGTCATAAAGGTTTGGTCAAAAAACATCAGAGCGTTCATAGTGAAGAAAGAAAATATGTATGTCACCTGTGCAGCAAGTCTATGAAGACAAGAACGGCTCTGAACGTGCATATAGGGCTTCATACCAACAAGAAACAGAACATGTGCAACTTCTGCGGCATGGGGTTCTCCATGAAAGGCAACCTGCAGACTCACATCCGTCGCATGCACTCAGAAAAGTCTGGGCAGTGTTCCGTATGCCTCCAAACATTCTCTGATTTAAAAGTGCACATGCGCAAACATACAGGGGAGAAGCCCTATGTTTGTGGGACATGTAATGCTGCATTCGCTGTCAAGAGGAGTCTGGCGCACCACATATTGTTCAAGCACGAGAATGCTGGGAAATTCAAATGTTCCATAGGAGACTGCCCCAAGTCCTTCCCCACGGCCACTATGCTAGAGTTCCATCTCCTCAAGCAGCACACGAATCACACTCCGTACGTATGCCAGCACTGCCCTCGGAGTTTCTTCCGTGGCAGTGACCTTTCGCGACACCTGAAGGGAACTCATATGGATCTAAACTTAAAGTCTACACTTAAAACTCTGATGCCTAAGCAAACAACTTATACTTAA
- the LOC117989327 gene encoding zinc finger protein 883-like, with protein sequence MDQNICRLCNVNIGVIYLFDSLDGETQLSAKVNHCAKVEIVQGDGLPANICVCCEENLASTYRFVRKCEETDQKLRSLQFTVKQEWETKCDVKVETACDNEDDSFPPDNIFEDPSDSPLDNVKVEDKHPVRTKRKYVRRSTVKRESTKGDPIKCKVCGRKCANPSTLAIHMRSHTNEKPFTCPTCDKRYKDGGGLKRHIERNHNDDRQKAFICEHCGKGFYSKSDCKIHMRVHTGETPYACTSCPARFTQVGSLRRHVLTHTGERSHMCSKCSKKFPTTQQLRKHYLVHSNEKKHKCPICELPFKYSNSMRKHMRLHLDGMIKKFMCDDCGQSFMVKGGLQSHIKRLHSAKSGYCSECSKHFPNLEMHMWRHVGVRPLKCELCPSSFFDSRGLSRHVSYRHKCVDKFQCTTDDCPAKFPARAMLDYHVMRYHKSVKPFCCDKCPRCFYRKSDMVRHKRGTHK encoded by the coding sequence atggaTCAAAATATATGCCGTTTATGTAACGTAAACATTGGTGTTATTTATCTATTTGACTCTTTAGACGGTGAAACACAATTGAGCGCGAAAGTGAATCACTGTGCTAAGGTAGAAATCGTCCAGGGCGACGGTCTACCTGCTAACATTTGTGTTTGCTGTGAGGAAAACCTCGCATCTACGTACCGCTTCGTCCGGAAATGTGAAGAAACGGACCAAAAGCTCAGGTCTCTGCAGTTCACTGTCAAACAGGAGTGGGAAACCAAATGCGATGTAAAGGTGGAGACAGCCTGTGATAATGAGGATGATAGTTTCCCACCAGACAATATTTTTGAGGATCCCAGCGACTCTCCACTCGATAACGTCAAGGTGGAAGATAAACATCCGGTGAGGACAAAACGGAAGTATGTAAGAAGAAGTACTGTTAAAAGAGAGTCAACAAAGGGTGACCCCATCAAGTGCAAGGTTTGTGGACGCAAGTGCGCTAATCCATCGACACTAGCGATCCACATGAGGTCACACACCAACGAAAAGCCTTTCACTTGCCCCACGTgtgacaaaaggtacaaagatgGTGGTGGTTTGAAACGGCACATCGAGAGAAACCACAACGATGACAGGCAAAAGGCTTTCATCTGTGAACACTGCGGGAAAGGTTTCTACTCCAAATCCGACTGTAAGATTCACATGCGAGTACACACTGGGGAGACACCTTACGCCTGCACCAGCTGCCCCGCACGGTTCACCCAGGTGGGCTCCTTGCGCAGGCACGTCCTGACTCACACCGGTGAAAGATCACATATGTGCTCAAAGTGTTCCAAAAAGTTCCCCACTACCCAGCAACTAAGGAAGCATTATTTGGTCCACTCCAATGAGAAGAAGCACAAGTGTCCCATTTGTGAGTTGCCCTTCAAGTACAGCAACAGCATGCGAAAGCATATGCGACTACACCTGGATGGAATGATTAAAAAGTTCATGTGTGACGATTGCGGCCAGAGCTTCATGGTGAAAGGGGGTCTCCAGTCGCACATAAAGAGACTGCATTCAGCAAAATCTGGATACTGCAGCGAGTGTTCCAAGCATTTTCCAAACTTGGAAATGCACATGTGGAGGCATGTGGGTGTGCGCCCCCTCAAGTGTGAGCTATGCCCCAGCAGTTTCTTCGACTCGAGGGGTCTATCCAGACACGTTAGCTACCGCCACAAGTGTGTAGACAAGTTCCAGTGCACGACGGACGATTGCCCGGCTAAGTTCCCCGCTCGAGCCATGCTGGACTATCACGTGATGAGATATCATAAATCAGTTAAACCATTTTGTTGTGACAAGTGTCCCagatgtttttatagaaaaagtgATATGGTGAGACATAAAAGAGGCACCCACAAATAA
- the mdu gene encoding uncharacterized protein mdu isoform X2 produces MTESMMKEDSLSRIQREIYEVTEREREFKEGHFRINRLLSESTIDVNKQNGHVNGNAESQRSLNRAVSTSHLLGPVGPATPSTPSTQTTLNTNGYTRRFTPQNGTKGMMQRFIANKGKLPVASSVSATSPTAIAPQLIFPPTVVTPIDAPAVITRTSEGKPVRKGFVPVEEKIQKELREMKDREHELKKMRKKQKPFDIDLSDTDVTSESDEEDIPMPGKLKATKSIGELYEALNDELRSPSPRNSSGQESLGSLKPAKSLAELCDLAPGQEFLAPSSTRLIAQWESIIQQKQEAGAA; encoded by the exons ATGACTGAA TCAATGATGAAAGAAGATTCTCTCTCGAGGATCCAGAGGGAGATATACGAAGTGACGGAAAGGGAACGGGAATTCAAAGAAGGTCATTTCAGAATTAACAGGCTCCTGTCGGAATCGACGATCGATGTAAACAAGCAGAACGGGCATGTCAATGGAAATGCGGAGTCGCAGAGGTCTCTCAACAGGGCAGTGTCGACCTCGCACCTGCTGGGCCCCGTCGGTCCCGCCACGCCCTCCACGCCCTCCACTCAAACGACCTTGAACACCAACGGCTACACGCGCAGGTTCACACCTCAAAACGGCACCAAAGGTATGATGCAAAGGTTTATCGCCAACAAGGGAAAGTTGCCGGTCGCCTCTTCAGTTTCCGCGACGTCGCCCACGGCGATCGCTCCCCAGCTAATATTCCCACCGACCGTGGTCACACCGATCGACGCGCCGGCTGTCATCACGCGCACATCAGAAGGCAAACCTGTTCGCAAAGGCTTCGTTCCCGTCGAAGAGAAGATCCAAAAAGAATTGCGAGAAATGAAGGACAGGGAACACGAATTAAAAAAGATGAGAAAAAAGCAGAAACCTTTCGATATAGACCTGAGCGATACCGACGTGACCTCGGAATCCGACGAGGAAGACATACCCATGCCTGGGAAACTGAAAGCCACGAAATCTATTGGTGAACTATACGAGGCGCTGAATGACGAACTGAGGTCGCCGTCGCCGAGAAATAGTTCGGGACAGGAGTCCTTGGGTAGTTTGAAGCCTGCGAAATCCTTGGCGGAGCTCTGCGACCTGGCACCCGGTCAGGAGTTCCTCGCGCCAAGTTCCACGCGCCTCATAGCGCAGTGGGAGTCCATAATCCAACAGAAGCAGGAAGCCGGAGCGGCCTAG